One genomic segment of Bacteroides caccae includes these proteins:
- a CDS encoding DNA polymerase III subunit gamma/tau, producing MENYIVSARKYRPSTFESVVGQRALTTTLKNAIATQKLAHAYLFCGPRGVGKTTCARIFAKTINCMTPTADGEACNQCESCVAFNEQRSYNIHELDAASNNSVDDIRQLVEQVRIPPQIGKYKVYIIDEVHMLSASAFNAFLKTLEEPPRHAIFILATTEKHKILPTILSRCQIYDFNRISVEDTVNHLSYVASKEGISAEPEALNVIAMKADGGMRDALSIFDQVVSFTGGNITYKSVIDNLNVLDYEYYFRLTDCFLANKVSDALLLFNDVLNKGFDGSHFITGLSSHFRDLLVGKDPVTLPLLEVGASIRQRYQEQAQKCPLPFLYKAMKLCNECDLNYRISKNKRLLVELTLIQVAQLTTEGDDVSGGRSPKQTIKPVFSQPAAAQPSQVASASSVQQAPVHSSPASVTANVTPNRQPQMATTARPVSPSATNTTSSAPLPGAGIPSVAKEERKVPVMKMSSLGVSIKNPQRDQAAQNATVAHVPRVQQPEQDSNFNERDLNYYWQEYAGQLPKEQVAIAKRMQVLRPVLLNNSTTFEIVVDNEIAAKDFTALIPELQDYLRVRLKNSKVVMTVRVSAPTETVRAVGRVEKFQMMSQKNQALMQLKEEFGLELY from the coding sequence ATGGAAAACTATATTGTATCGGCCCGTAAATACCGTCCCTCCACGTTCGAATCGGTGGTAGGACAGCGGGCGCTGACCACTACGCTAAAAAATGCAATTGCTACTCAGAAACTTGCTCATGCGTATTTATTTTGCGGACCGCGTGGGGTAGGAAAGACTACTTGTGCACGTATCTTCGCCAAAACAATCAACTGCATGACACCTACTGCCGACGGTGAAGCTTGCAACCAGTGTGAATCTTGTGTTGCCTTCAACGAGCAGCGGTCGTATAATATCCATGAGCTTGATGCAGCCTCCAACAACTCGGTGGACGATATTCGTCAGCTGGTGGAGCAGGTGCGTATTCCGCCACAGATTGGCAAGTATAAGGTTTATATCATCGACGAGGTACACATGCTTTCGGCTTCTGCATTCAATGCGTTTCTGAAAACGCTGGAAGAACCTCCCCGTCATGCTATTTTCATCTTGGCCACGACGGAGAAGCATAAAATTCTTCCGACCATTCTTTCCCGTTGTCAGATTTATGATTTCAATCGTATCAGTGTGGAAGATACGGTGAATCATCTTTCGTATGTTGCTTCGAAAGAAGGAATCTCAGCAGAGCCGGAAGCACTGAACGTGATTGCCATGAAAGCAGATGGAGGTATGCGCGACGCATTGTCTATCTTCGACCAGGTGGTGAGTTTTACCGGAGGAAATATCACGTATAAAAGCGTGATTGACAACCTGAATGTACTTGATTACGAATATTATTTCCGTTTGACGGATTGCTTTCTTGCCAATAAAGTGAGTGATGCATTGTTGCTTTTCAACGATGTGTTGAATAAGGGATTCGATGGAAGTCACTTTATAACCGGATTGTCTTCTCACTTTCGCGATTTGTTGGTAGGCAAAGATCCGGTAACACTTCCTTTGCTTGAGGTGGGAGCGAGTATCCGCCAACGTTATCAGGAACAGGCGCAGAAATGCCCGTTGCCTTTCTTGTATAAGGCGATGAAGCTCTGTAACGAATGTGATTTGAATTACCGCATCAGCAAGAACAAGCGTTTGCTGGTAGAACTGACCTTGATACAGGTTGCGCAGCTTACCACCGAGGGGGATGATGTGAGTGGTGGGCGTAGCCCTAAACAGACTATAAAACCCGTGTTCTCACAACCTGCCGCCGCTCAGCCGTCGCAGGTAGCTTCCGCTTCATCTGTACAGCAGGCTCCTGTTCATTCGTCACCGGCTTCGGTTACTGCTAATGTCACTCCCAACAGGCAGCCGCAGATGGCTACGACGGCAAGGCCTGTATCGCCTTCTGCTACGAATACGACTTCATCCGCTCCTTTGCCGGGCGCAGGAATTCCTTCGGTTGCCAAAGAGGAACGAAAGGTTCCGGTGATGAAGATGTCCAGCTTGGGCGTATCTATCAAGAATCCGCAGCGCGATCAGGCCGCGCAGAATGCAACTGTAGCTCATGTTCCCAGAGTACAGCAACCGGAACAAGACTCTAACTTCAATGAACGGGATTTGAATTATTATTGGCAGGAGTATGCAGGTCAGTTGCCGAAAGAGCAGGTGGCTATCGCAAAACGCATGCAGGTGCTTCGTCCGGTGTTGCTCAATAACTCTACCACTTTTGAAATTGTAGTGGATAATGAGATTGCTGCAAAGGACTTTACGGCATTGATTCCTGAGTTGCAGGATTATCT
- a CDS encoding FtsB family cell division protein: MGKLISIWEFICRRKYLITIVAFAVIIVFLDENSLLRRLGYEREISQLKEEIEKYRADYEENTKRLNEISTNPDAIEQIAREKYLMKKPNEDIYVFED, from the coding sequence ATGGGTAAACTAATCAGTATCTGGGAATTTATATGCCGACGCAAGTATCTTATCACTATCGTCGCATTTGCTGTCATTATCGTTTTTTTGGATGAAAACAGCCTGCTTCGCCGTCTTGGATACGAACGGGAGATCAGCCAGTTGAAAGAAGAAATAGAAAAGTACCGGGCGGATTACGAAGAGAATACCAAGCGCCTTAATGAAATAAGTACCAATCCGGATGCTATCGAACAGATCGCCCGCGAAAAGTATCTGATGAAGAAACCCAATGAAGATATTTACGTTTTTGAAGATTAA
- a CDS encoding OmpH family outer membrane protein, which yields MNRMNYLMNGLAALAFIVLFSQCAGKTDNQTSTTPAQVNAELSGMKIAYVEIDSLLAKYNFCIDLNEAMVKKSENVRMTLNQKATALNKEKQDFQKKYENGAFLSQDRAQQEYNRLAKMEQDLQELSNKLQNGLMEENNKNSLLFRDSINAFLKEYNKTHGYSLIFSNTGFDNLLYADSAFNITKEIVDGLNARYSPAANK from the coding sequence ATGAATAGAATGAACTACCTCATGAACGGTTTGGCTGCTCTTGCGTTTATTGTTTTATTTTCACAATGTGCCGGCAAAACTGACAATCAAACTTCAACAACTCCGGCTCAGGTGAATGCCGAACTGTCAGGAATGAAAATCGCCTATGTTGAAATAGATTCGCTATTAGCTAAATATAACTTCTGTATTGACTTGAATGAGGCAATGGTGAAGAAGAGCGAAAACGTTCGTATGACACTGAATCAGAAAGCTACTGCTTTGAATAAGGAAAAACAAGACTTCCAGAAGAAGTATGAAAACGGTGCTTTCCTGTCACAGGATAGAGCTCAACAAGAATACAATCGTTTGGCTAAGATGGAACAAGACTTGCAAGAGTTGAGTAACAAACTTCAAAACGGTTTAATGGAAGAAAACAATAAGAACAGTTTGCTGTTCCGTGATTCTATCAATGCTTTCTTGAAAGAATATAATAAGACACATGGATATAGCTTGATTTTCAGTAATACAGGTTTTGATAATCTGCTTTATGCTGATAGCGCGTTCAATATCACAAAAGAAATCGTAGACGGGTTGAATGCAAGATATTCACCTGCTGCTAATAAGTAA
- a CDS encoding aminoacyl-histidine dipeptidase yields MEKKDLKPAGVFKYFEEICQVPRPSKKEEKMIAYLKAFGAKHNLETKVDEAGNVLIKKPATPGKENLQTVVLQSHIDMVCEKNNDVQHDFLTDPIETEIDGEWLKAKGTTLGADNGIGVATELAILADDSIEHGPLECLFTVDEETGLTGAFALKEGFMSGDILLNLDSEDEGEIFIGCAGGIDSVAEFTYKEVEVPAGYFFFKVEVKGLKGGHSGGDIHLGRGNANKILNRFLTRMATRHDLYLCEINGGNLRNAIPREAYAICAVPEDAKHDVRTELNIFTSEVENELSVTEPDLRLVLESETPRKTAIDQDTTARLLKALYAAPHGVYAMSQDIPGLVETSTNLASVKMKPNNVIRIETSQRSSILSARDDMANTVRSAFQLAGANVTFGEGYPGWKPNPHSAILEVAAESYKRLFGVDAKVKAIHAGLECGLFLDKYPTLDMISFGPTLTGVHSPDERMLIPTVEKFWKHLLDILAHVPAKK; encoded by the coding sequence ATGGAAAAAAAAGATTTGAAGCCGGCCGGCGTATTCAAGTATTTCGAAGAAATCTGCCAGGTGCCCCGCCCTTCGAAGAAGGAAGAAAAAATGATTGCCTACCTGAAGGCATTCGGAGCAAAACATAACCTGGAAACCAAAGTGGACGAAGCCGGTAACGTACTTATCAAGAAACCCGCTACTCCGGGAAAAGAAAACCTGCAAACTGTCGTACTGCAATCGCATATCGACATGGTGTGTGAAAAGAACAACGACGTTCAACACGACTTCCTCACCGACCCCATTGAAACAGAAATTGACGGTGAATGGTTGAAAGCGAAAGGTACCACCCTTGGAGCCGACAACGGTATCGGCGTAGCCACCGAACTGGCTATTCTGGCCGACGATAGCATTGAGCACGGTCCGCTGGAATGCCTGTTTACCGTAGACGAGGAAACCGGACTCACTGGAGCTTTCGCCCTGAAAGAAGGTTTCATGAGTGGTGACATCCTGCTTAATCTCGACTCGGAAGATGAAGGAGAGATCTTTATCGGATGCGCCGGAGGTATCGATTCCGTTGCAGAGTTTACTTATAAAGAGGTTGAAGTTCCCGCCGGATATTTCTTCTTCAAAGTAGAAGTGAAAGGATTGAAAGGAGGACATTCCGGTGGTGACATCCACCTCGGACGAGGCAATGCCAACAAAATACTGAACCGCTTCCTCACCCGCATGGCTACCAGACATGACCTGTACCTCTGCGAAATCAACGGCGGTAACCTGCGCAACGCCATTCCTCGCGAAGCATACGCAATCTGCGCGGTTCCCGAAGACGCCAAACATGACGTCCGCACCGAACTGAATATCTTCACCAGCGAAGTAGAAAACGAGTTATCCGTTACCGAACCGGACTTGCGACTAGTCCTTGAATCGGAAACTCCCCGTAAAACAGCTATCGATCAGGATACCACCGCCCGTCTGCTGAAAGCTCTGTATGCAGCCCCTCACGGTGTTTATGCCATGAGTCAGGACATCCCCGGACTGGTAGAAACGTCTACTAATCTGGCTTCTGTCAAGATGAAACCGAACAATGTCATCCGTATCGAAACCAGCCAACGCAGTTCTATCCTGTCCGCACGCGACGACATGGCAAATACTGTCCGCTCCGCTTTCCAACTGGCAGGAGCCAATGTTACCTTCGGTGAAGGTTATCCGGGCTGGAAACCGAACCCGCATTCAGCTATCCTAGAAGTGGCTGCCGAATCATACAAACGTCTATTCGGCGTAGATGCCAAAGTAAAGGCGATTCATGCCGGACTGGAATGCGGTCTGTTCCTCGACAAGTATCCGACGCTCGATATGATTTCTTTCGGCCCGACCTTGACAGGAGTTCACTCTCCTGACGAACGGATGCTTATCCCTACCGTAGAGAAATTCTGGAAACATCTGTTGGATATTCTGGCACATGTACCTGCCAAAAAGTAA
- a CDS encoding endonuclease/exonuclease/phosphatase family protein yields MAIIFFVMGFCTLSFAQQIRFRVVSWNVENLFDIHHDSLKNDREFLPDALRHWNYTRYKKKLTDMARVITAVGEWEPPALVGLCEVENDTVLRDLTRRSPLKELNYRYVMTDSPDLRGIDVALLYQRDLFKLLSFRSVSIPPLKQFRPTRDLLHVSGLLLTGDTLDVFVCHLPSRSGGAKESEPYRLHAARILYTEADSILNIRLHPQIIIMGDFNDYPTNKSIQKILEAESPSPTAPSPLKLYHLLARKAQSKNFGSYKYRGEWGLLDHLIVSGSLLNPANSFSTSENKATVSNLPFLLTEDKKYGDKEPFRTYKGMKYQGGISDHLPIYVDFNLILY; encoded by the coding sequence ATGGCCATAATCTTTTTTGTTATGGGCTTCTGCACCCTCTCCTTTGCACAACAAATCCGTTTCAGAGTTGTAAGTTGGAATGTAGAAAACCTATTCGACATACATCATGATTCGTTGAAAAACGACCGTGAGTTTCTTCCCGATGCCCTCCGTCATTGGAATTACACCAGATACAAGAAAAAGCTGACTGATATGGCGCGTGTCATTACTGCCGTCGGCGAATGGGAACCTCCGGCATTAGTCGGGTTATGTGAGGTAGAAAATGATACGGTACTTCGCGACCTCACCCGCCGTTCTCCTTTAAAGGAATTGAATTACCGCTATGTCATGACCGACTCTCCCGATTTAAGAGGCATTGACGTAGCATTGCTCTATCAACGGGATTTATTCAAACTCTTGTCTTTCCGTTCTGTCTCTATTCCGCCCCTGAAACAGTTTCGCCCCACGAGAGATTTGTTGCACGTCAGTGGTTTGCTACTGACCGGAGACACACTGGACGTATTTGTCTGCCACTTGCCAAGTCGTTCCGGCGGAGCAAAAGAATCCGAACCGTACCGCCTTCATGCAGCCCGAATACTGTACACAGAGGCTGACAGTATTCTCAACATACGGCTTCATCCACAAATTATCATTATGGGAGATTTCAATGACTATCCGACCAATAAATCTATTCAGAAAATACTGGAAGCAGAATCTCCTTCGCCAACTGCTCCTTCTCCTTTAAAGCTTTACCATTTACTTGCCCGAAAAGCCCAATCCAAAAATTTCGGTTCATACAAATATCGGGGAGAATGGGGATTACTCGATCACCTAATTGTATCCGGTTCTCTACTTAACCCAGCAAACAGTTTTTCCACAAGCGAAAACAAAGCAACCGTTTCCAACCTCCCTTTTCTATTGACCGAAGATAAGAAATATGGCGATAAGGAACCTTTCCGCACCTATAAAGGAATGAAATATCAGGGGGGTATTAGCGATCATCTGCCAATCTATGTCGATTTTAATCTGATTCTTTATTAA
- a CDS encoding mechanosensitive ion channel family protein yields the protein MLVVDLGKWMNKILIDWGIDPKVADRFDETIIALLMIAIAIGLNYLCQAILIGGMKQYTRRKPHLWNTLLMKRKVFHNLIHTIPAFLVYALLPMAFVRGKDLLLISQKACAVYIIFSLLLAVNGILLMIMDIYDGKESMKNRPMKGFIQVLQVLLFFVGGIVIIAIIVNKSPASLFAGLGASAAILMLVFKDSILGFVAGIQLSANDMVRPGDWITLPSGAANGTVQEITLNTVKIQNFDNTISTVPPYTLVSSPFQNWRGMVQSGGRRVMKNITLDLTTLQFCTPEMLDRYRKEIPLMADYQPEAGVVPTNSQVYRVYIERYLCSLPVVNQDLDLIISQKEATMYGVPIQVYFFSRNKVWKEYERIQSDIFDHLLAMVPKFDLKVYQYSD from the coding sequence ATGCTAGTAGTAGATTTAGGAAAGTGGATGAACAAAATCCTGATAGATTGGGGAATAGACCCGAAGGTAGCTGATCGTTTTGATGAAACTATTATTGCTTTGCTGATGATAGCGATTGCTATCGGTCTGAATTATCTGTGTCAGGCGATTCTTATAGGAGGAATGAAGCAATACACCCGTCGGAAACCACATCTTTGGAACACGTTGTTGATGAAGCGTAAGGTGTTTCATAATCTGATTCATACGATTCCGGCTTTTCTGGTTTATGCTTTGCTGCCAATGGCTTTTGTTCGTGGCAAGGATTTATTGCTTATTTCCCAGAAAGCTTGTGCCGTTTACATCATCTTTTCTTTGTTGTTGGCAGTTAATGGGATTTTGCTGATGATAATGGACATTTACGATGGAAAGGAGTCGATGAAGAACCGCCCGATGAAGGGATTCATTCAGGTGTTGCAGGTACTTTTGTTCTTTGTCGGAGGAATTGTAATTATTGCTATTATCGTGAATAAGTCTCCGGCCAGCCTGTTTGCCGGATTAGGTGCTTCGGCAGCTATTCTGATGTTGGTGTTCAAGGATTCCATATTGGGTTTTGTAGCAGGCATTCAGCTGTCTGCCAATGATATGGTTCGTCCCGGAGACTGGATTACGCTTCCTTCCGGCGCAGCTAATGGTACGGTGCAGGAGATTACGTTGAATACAGTCAAAATTCAGAACTTCGATAATACGATCTCTACCGTTCCGCCTTATACTCTGGTCAGCAGCCCCTTTCAGAACTGGCGGGGAATGGTGCAATCGGGAGGACGAAGGGTGATGAAGAATATAACCCTGGACTTGACTACCCTCCAATTCTGTACGCCGGAAATGCTCGACCGTTATCGAAAAGAAATACCTTTAATGGCAGATTATCAACCCGAGGCAGGAGTCGTGCCTACCAATTCGCAGGTTTACCGTGTGTATATTGAACGGTATTTGTGTAGTTTGCCTGTGGTGAATCAGGATTTGGACTTAATTATCAGCCAGAAGGAAGCCACGATGTATGGTGTGCCTATTCAGGTATATTTCTTTTCCCGCAATAAGGTCTGGAAAGAATATGAACGTATCCAGTCAGATATCTTCGACCATTTACTGGCAATGGTTCCTAAGTTCGATTTGAAGGTTTATCAGTATTCGGATTGA
- a CDS encoding alpha-L-fucosidase: MNKLLTAVLLSSVITLSVQAQKAEEYYVKHVEFPPNATLEQKVDMAARLIPTPQQLSWQQMELTAFLHFGINTFTGREWGDGKEDPALFNPSELDAEQWVRSLKDAGFKMVLLTAKHHDGFCLWPTATTKHSVASSPWKNGQGDVVKELRKACDKYGMKFGVYLSPWDRNAECYGDSPRYNEFFIRQLTELLTNYGEVHEVWFDGANGEGPNGKKQVYDWDAFYKTIQRLQPKAVMAIMGDDVRWVGNEKGLGRETEWNATVLTPGIYARSAENNKRLGVFSKAADLGSRKMLEKATELFWYPSEVDVSIRPGWFYHEAEDSKVKSLKHLSDIYFRSVGYNSVLLLNIPPDRKGLISEADVNRLKEFAAYRQQIFADNRVKKGRNYWNATSGSEAVYSLKPKSEINVVMLQEDITKGQRVEAFTVEALTDNGWKEVGKGTTIGYKRMLRFPAVKAGRLRVKIDECRLTAHINQVAAYYAPPLQATVQGEDWNNLPRTGWKQVAASPLTIDLGKSVTLTSFTYAPLKAEAKPTMAFRYKFFVSADGKNWKEVPTNGEFSNIMHNPLPQTVAFGQKVQARYIKLEATTPTATTAKVEMNEIGVKITP; the protein is encoded by the coding sequence ATGAACAAACTACTGACCGCAGTATTATTATCCTCTGTCATAACATTGAGTGTTCAGGCACAAAAGGCAGAAGAATATTATGTGAAGCATGTTGAATTTCCCCCGAACGCGACTCTTGAACAGAAAGTAGATATGGCGGCGCGCCTGATACCTACTCCCCAACAGTTATCCTGGCAACAAATGGAACTGACCGCTTTTCTCCATTTCGGTATCAACACTTTTACCGGACGCGAATGGGGAGACGGAAAAGAAGATCCTGCACTTTTCAACCCTTCGGAACTGGATGCCGAACAATGGGTGCGCAGCCTTAAAGATGCCGGATTTAAAATGGTGCTTCTGACGGCGAAACACCACGATGGATTCTGCCTTTGGCCTACGGCCACCACCAAACATTCCGTAGCCTCTTCTCCTTGGAAGAACGGACAAGGAGACGTTGTGAAAGAACTCCGGAAAGCCTGCGATAAGTATGGAATGAAGTTCGGAGTCTATCTCTCTCCGTGGGACAGAAACGCGGAATGTTATGGAGATTCTCCCCGATATAATGAGTTTTTTATCCGCCAGTTGACGGAACTGCTGACCAATTACGGTGAAGTGCACGAAGTCTGGTTCGACGGTGCGAATGGAGAAGGACCGAACGGAAAGAAACAAGTATATGACTGGGACGCTTTCTATAAAACGATTCAACGTCTGCAACCCAAAGCTGTTATGGCAATTATGGGCGATGATGTGCGTTGGGTAGGAAATGAGAAAGGACTGGGACGTGAAACAGAATGGAATGCCACTGTGCTCACTCCGGGAATTTATGCCCGTTCGGCGGAAAACAACAAGCGCCTGGGTGTCTTTAGTAAAGCGGCGGACTTAGGAAGCCGTAAGATGTTGGAGAAGGCCACGGAGCTGTTCTGGTATCCGTCGGAAGTGGATGTGTCTATCCGTCCGGGGTGGTTCTATCATGAGGCGGAAGATAGCAAAGTAAAGTCTTTGAAACATCTGTCGGATATCTATTTCCGGTCGGTAGGCTATAATTCCGTGCTCTTGTTGAATATTCCTCCCGATCGTAAAGGCTTGATAAGTGAGGCGGATGTGAATCGTCTGAAAGAATTTGCAGCTTACCGCCAACAGATATTTGCTGACAACCGGGTGAAAAAAGGAAGAAACTACTGGAATGCCACTTCGGGTAGTGAAGCTGTTTATTCCTTGAAGCCGAAGTCGGAAATCAATGTTGTAATGCTTCAGGAAGATATAACGAAAGGGCAGAGGGTAGAGGCTTTTACCGTTGAGGCTCTGACGGATAACGGTTGGAAAGAAGTTGGTAAAGGCACGACAATCGGATATAAGCGTATGCTGCGTTTTCCGGCGGTAAAAGCCGGCAGGCTGCGGGTGAAGATTGATGAATGTCGTCTGACTGCTCACATTAATCAAGTGGCTGCTTATTATGCGCCTCCTTTGCAGGCAACCGTTCAGGGTGAAGATTGGAACAACCTGCCCCGTACCGGTTGGAAACAGGTCGCTGCTTCGCCGTTGACGATTGACTTGGGCAAGTCGGTGACATTGACCAGTTTTACCTATGCTCCATTGAAAGCGGAAGCAAAACCTACAATGGCTTTCCGTTATAAATTCTTTGTGAGTGCGGACGGCAAGAACTGGAAGGAAGTTCCTACCAACGGTGAGTTCAGTAATATTATGCATAACCCGTTGCCGCAGACCGTTGCTTTCGGTCAGAAAGTGCAGGCACGCTATATTAAGTTGGAGGCTACTACGCCTACCGCAACAACCGCAAAAGTGGAAATGAATGAAATAGGAGTGAAGATAACCCCCTGA